From the genome of Brassica oleracea var. oleracea cultivar TO1000 chromosome C4, BOL, whole genome shotgun sequence:
NNNNNNNNNNNNNNNNNNNNNNNNNNNNNNNNNNNNNNNNNNNNNNNNNNNNNNNNNNNNNNNNNNNNNNNNNNNNNNNNNNNNNNNNNNNNNNNNNNNNNNNNNNNNNNNNNNNNNNNNNNNNNNNNNNNNNNNNNNNNNNNNNNNNNNNNNNNNNNNNNNNNNNNNNNNNNNNNNNNNNNNNNNNNNNNNNNNNNNNNNNNNNNNNNNNNNNNNNNNNNNNNNNNNNNNNNNNNNNNNNNNNNNNNNNNNNNNNNNNNNNNNNNNNNNNNNNNNNNNNNNNNNNNNNNNNNNNNNNNNNNNNNNNNNNNNNNNNNNNNNNNNNNNNNNNNNNNNNNNNNNNNNNNNNNNNNNNNNNNNNNNNNNNNNNNNNNNNNNNNNNNNNNNNNNNNNNNNNNNNNNNNNNNNNNNNNNNNNNNNNNNNNNNNNNNNNNNNNNNNNNNNNNNNNNNNNNNNNNNNNNNNNNNNNNNNNNNNNNNNNNNNNNNNNNNNNNNNNNNNNNNNNNNNNNNNNNNNNNNNNNNNNNNNNNNNNNNNNNNNNNNNNNNNNNNNNNNNNNNNNNNNNNNNNNNNNNNNNNNNNNNNNNNNNNNNNNNNNNNNNNNNNNNNNNNNNNNNNNNNNNNNNNNNNNNNNNNNNNNNNNNNNNNNNNNNNNNNNNNNNNNNNNNNNNNNNNNNNNNNNNNNNNNNNNNNNNNNNNNNNNNNNNNNNNNNNNNNNNNNNNNNNNNNNNNNNNNNNNNNNNNNNNNNNNNNNNNNNNNNNNNNNNNNNNNNNNNNNNNNNNNNNNNNNNNNNNNNNNNNNNNNNNNNNNNNNNNNNNNNNNNNNNNNNNNNNNNNNNNNNNNNNNNNNNNNNNNNNNNNNNNNNNNNNNNNNNNNNNNNNNNNNNNNNNNNNNNNNNNNNNNNNNNNNNNNNNNNNNNNNNNNNNNNNNNNNNNNNNNNNNNNNNNNNNNNNNNNNNNNNNNNNNNNNNNNNNNNNNNNNNNNNNNNNNNNNNNNNNNNNNNNNNNNNNNNNNNNNNNNNNNNNNNNNNNNNNNNNNNNNNNNNNNNNNNNNNNNNNNNNNNNNNNNNNNNNNNNNNNNNNNNNNNNNNNNTATTTTTTTATTGATGGGGAAAGTAATAACCCCCCCTTTTTTTTACAAAATCAATAGGAATCTTTCGTATATTTCGTATATATATATATTTATTTTATTATTAAATGATATTTTTTACTCATATGGTTTTAATATCATGTGTATCTTCTTATAATAAAATTGTTAAACCATTGATCATTAATTTTTAACATAATAATTTTAATAGTTTTAGTCATTTATTGTCGTTTTTAAAAATTCAAAATATAACATATACGAAAAAATCTAAATTTTACTTTTATAGCTAATTTGATTGTTTAATTTATTTTAATAATATAAAATTAAACAAAAAATGATGGAGGAGATATAAATTGTTATCAAATCTTTATTATTAAAATCATTAATTGTCATATATATATATTAGTCATTTATGGTAATTCCGTATGTTTTATTTATGGAAAGCAAATAGCATATCATATCATTATATCATATAGTTTGACCAACTTATGTATCTAACAACATATAAAAATCGAATGTGGACCTACTTATTTTTCAATTGAATGTAATTGACTACCTAATTGAGTGTCACCTATGCATTGGGACCTCTTTTAATTAATACAAAATTGAAGTTATATCTTTTCAAATGTTCTCAATTAATATATAAGGGATTTTTCTTCATTTTCCATTACCTAAATGCCATATCGAATATGACCCCCACATATTCATTAAAATATCTTTTAATCAGAATTTATTCCCATATTATCAATGAATGCCCTCTCTAATAACGTAGTTAACATAACTCGAGACTCGAAATTTCTTCACTCTAAATTAATTGTCAGTTAGTTTGGAGAGGGAAATAAACCGTAGTAACAAAATTAAAAGTTTATATTTGTCAGTTAGCTTGCGAAAAGTGTTGTGGACGTGATAACATTCTTTTAAAAAAATTGCAGAGAACAGGATAAAAATTAGAGGAGAGGCAACAACTTTTGTAAGGCGTAAGTAGCAATGACAGAGTAAGCCTTTTGGGTAGGATGCACAGAATCGAAGAACAAATACTTGGAAACATCATCACAAGTTCCAGACAACGACTTGCATAGAGGTCCTGCTTCAAGGAACCCCGTCCCGCAACATCCTTTTAACGTTTCTTCCAATCCTGCATTTATTCATATTCCAATGTTTCAAGTCAAAAAAATTTACGCCACAGTTAACAAATTTTCTTGTGTATAAAATTCAAATTACTTACCGTATTTATGAGGATGTTTGATCATGTCCATTATTGGAGTGTAGATGTCGAGGTAAAGAATTTTGGAGCCTCGAAGCCTCTGACTGAGAAGGAAGTTTAGCTTCAGTAGCTTTTGATTGTATAGCTGAGAATCAGTGTTCTGGTTTTCCGTACAGATCCGTTTATGGAAGATCCGAGGGAGAGTGACAGTACCAAGTGTTACTTGCACCGGAAGGCATCCTATTGGTGGTAGTCCCGCTACTGTAATCCTTCGTGCTCCTGCGTCGTGTAGTCTCTGTTGACCATTTGGAGGAAAGATACGTTAGAGATTTACATTTTTTAGCTGTTATATGGAGATGAGATCTATGTATCTAGGTCAGTCTCTTCGCTATGAGTATGAGAGTATAAATTGCAGAAATAATATATGGGCCTAAATGATCAAAACAACGTACATAAAACTTTGACCAAAAAAAGAAAAAAAAACGTACATAAAACTATGGGCTAATGCCCATTTTGAGTTTTTTATTTAACCCGTAGAGAAGTCCATGACATCGTTGGTTTGTGTATTTTGCCATGACATCGTTGGTTTGTGTATTTTGATGTATCTGAGAATCTAAACTAAATCTGGTGTCGTTAGTTTTATGATTTTAAAATATATATTGAAATCATGTGTTATTCGTTTAATGATTTATAATAACTAATTCAAATCAACTGTTATTCAATCATACGAATTTACTAATATATTTGATTTTATAATGTATTTGAATGGATTTGCATGGATTTCTTTGTTAAAAATACAAAGGCTCAAATCCGAGGAAAAACCTTCGGATTTGGTAAATACTAATCTGAGAAAATTTGAAAATTTGTATATTTTACTTGGTAGGGATTATTGGTTGTTGTATTTTAATGTATTTGACAATCTGAACTAAATCTAGTATTATTGGTTCTATGATTTTAAAATTTGTATTAAAATCATGTGTTATTGGTTTAATGATTCATAAATTCTATATCAAATCAAGTGTTATTCAATCGTACGGATTTACTAATATATTTGATTTTATAATGGATTTAAATGGATTTGTTTGGATTTTTTAGTTAAAAATACAAAGATTCAAATCTGAGGGAAAACCTCCGGATTTGCATATTTTACTTGGATTTATAAATACTATATGGATTTCTAAATCAATCAAAATATATAAACCAATACCACCTCCTTGAATTTATAAATACTGTATGAATTTCTAAATCAATCAAAATATATAAACCAATACCACCTCCTTGAATTTATAAATACTGTATGAATTTCTAAATCAATCAAAATATATAAACCAATAACGCCAAAGGTTCGATAATAAAATTTTACCTATTAACGACACTTTAGGCACCAATGCATCGTCTAAAAGAATAATCTCTATAATATTATTTGAGAAGTCAGATTTCTACGTGTCGCGTTCACGTTAACTCTCACGGTAGTTGATTACGATGATACCCTTAATGAATCAAATATATCTAATTATCATTATTAAATATTTATTCTATTTTTTTCCTTTTTTTATTTAGGTTTACTTTTTCTTTACTTTATAAAATAACCAATATAATAAAGAAAAATTACAAATTTAAAAAACGAAAATATATTTTATATATAGTGTAATTCACAATAAGTAAAGTTCACAAAATAATCTTAATTTTAAAGTACAGAAATATTCTTCCCTTTTAAAAGATAATCTTAAACAACATAATATATATTTTAAAAGTTTAAGCATTTTTATTTAAATCAATCTATTTCTCAAATTATTAAAAAATAATTTAAATAACATAAATTAAGATATCTTTAATGAATAAAATTTGATTTAATCTTTCATTTTTTATTTAAGTTTCCTTTTATAATTTTCAAATAACATATAGGATAAATAAAATATTAAAAAAATTTAATACGAATATCTCTGTAATATTATTTGAAAAGCTATTTTTCTATGTGTCGCGCTTACGTTAATTCTTACGACGGTTAATTCCTGAGGTATCCTTAATGAATTAAAAAATTTACAATTAAATACTATTATTGATTTTTTATATAGTTTCCTTTTAAAAAAACTTCCAAATAACATATAAAAAAGAAACATTTATAAATTTAAAAACAAAAATATATTATATATAATATGATTTCATTAAAAAAGAAAGTTCACAAAATAGTAATATTACATTTAAAAACTATTTTAAAATAACATAAATATACTTTTGAAGTAATAAAATACTTTTTTGTTCAAAAAAATTAAATTCTTTGTATCTATTTTTTTTTCTTAGCTGAAAAAAATATTTTTGTATATAATGTGATTTCAAACAACAAGTTTACATAGATAATCTTGATACTAGAAAAATAAATAGTTTTTTTCTTTTAAAAATAATTTTAAACAATACAGAAAAAATTATTTGTTTTCTTAATATTTAGATTGATCTTTTATTTTATGTTTTTATGTTGGTGGAACTTAATATAACCGTAATCAAAATACACAAGCAAACTTCTATTCTCATTTTAAGTTTATTTAAAATAAATTTCATGTTGTCATTCAATAAATCTACGGCAAAACAATATTTAGAATTTATCAAATATTTTAATTATTATAAATATTTATATGTGTTCATGATCTTTCAAAAATTTATCAGTTACTTATGTAACTTCCTGTTGATCATCGTTTTATTTTCTAATATTTTTAAATATCAACATATAATTTGATAAATAATATGAAAATACATGCACATTCAAGAGATCAATAAAACTAATTTGATTTGACTTAATTATAATACAAAATAAATACATGTCAGTCTGAATTTGAAAGAATATATGTAACTTAATATACACACAACATGAGTGACTCGATTCAAGTTATATCTAAAATCATAGATTTAACTACAATAAGAATATATAATTTTATACCATAATTTATTTATTTATTTTATAAATATCGACTAATCCAACTAATATCTAAAATCATATATTCAACTACAATAAGAATATATAATTTTATAATAATAATTTATTTATTTATTTTATAAATATAAATATAGGATGACTCAAAATATATAAATAAACTAAAATAAAATATTAACCAACTGTTCCAAATTAGGTATTTTGTAAAATTTATATATATGCATGAGACTTCAGAGTGTTATCGTTATATTAATTTATGTAATTTAGAATCAAATACTTTCGTTTGTTTTTTATTTCAATCTAAGCATAATATATTTTAAGTTATACATAATCTTACTAAAATACATTTACATAAATAAAACAACAACCAACCTAATTGCAAATAAGAAAATTAATCAAAACTTTAATATATTTAAAATAAAAAATATTATAGTTGAATTCAGATAAATAGATGCAATCCAATATGCACAAATGATAACTAAATCGACTGTAAAAACAATAAAACCGACTAGATATAACATATCAAAAATCATGTCTAATTAAAGTAATATAATATTATTAATATAAATTATACATATAAATTATAAATTAATTTAAAATTAAAGTAAATATCAATCAATTATTATAGTATATTTATTGTATAAATATTTATACTCGTGCATGAGCACGGAAAAAATACCTAGTAACTACATATTTGACCCGCGCGACCGTGCTGGTTTTCTTTAGTACTAAAATATTTTAGGTTATGCAATAAAATATATCAATAAATTAATATAATTTGATATCATATACTTATCTAATTTTATAATAATATGTGTGTGGCGTATAATATTACTGCTATAAAATTTATAAATTTTGTATTTTTGTAACAAAATTTATTTTGAAAATATTATTATGTGACAATACTGATTTACATAAAAAAATTTATTTTTAAATTTGAAATATATGTGGAAACTAAATTAAGTTGAACCTACATAATAGAGAATTTGATATATGATGATTAATTAAACCAATTTGGTATAGATGTTTAAATAATAAACCGAATTGGTTTTTAATTCAGGTGAATACACAAACGTTAATAACAATGGACTAAAATCTTATATATACGATATGAATAAAGATCAAATATTTCGTCTATGAAGGGAAGTGTAAATTAATTGTATTACATGGTAAATGCATTTAAAGGTATGACTTTTAGGTGTTCTAAACTTAAAAAAAAAATCACATATGAAATAAGTCATAATTTTGTGCTAAATAGATAAGATATTTTTATTTTTAAATTCGAAATAGAAGTGGATATTTCTTTTTAAAAACAACTTTTAAAATATTTATGAAATTTAATTTTGAAAATTAAATAAATTTGAAAATATTATTATCATTAAAATATTATTAAACATATTTTATATAATTATTAGTTTTTGTTTACAATCAAAACTAAAATAAAATTTAGTTTATAATTATACTTTGTGATAATTAAATTTTTAAAAAACTAATTTCGAAAATATATTTTAAAAAGATTCTAAAGATATTTAAAAGATTTTGTTAGACATTTCTTCATATATTTATTAGTATTTCAAATAAAAATAAAGATATTATAATTAAGTAATGTAAAATTTAATAAATTTTCTAGGGATGATCCAAATAAAAAAATCACACATGAAAGAAGTTATGAATTCTATTTTAATAGTATAGATACGATGAAAGCGTTATAAAATTGTCTAAAATAGTAACAAAAAAGAATTTTATCTGATTGTTAGATTAGCAGAATGCGTAGAGCCGTATATGTCTTACTCAAGTAATTTAATGGGTGGGATCCATACGACTAGGACATTTCGTTTCTTATTAACATATAGACAATTCTATAGAGATAATAGTTTATGTGGTTATTTTCCTTTGAGGTTGCCTATAATTTTAAAATAAATAAACAGAATAAATAACTTAAAAGTTGGATGTAGCTAAAGAAACCTGGACAAAAGCTTCGACGTTTCTGAGTAGATAGTCTTGGTAATCCGAAACCGAGATAAAACTCCCAAGAACATGATCATAAACGTTATAGATCATATCATTAGTCCCCGCACTAATCACAAACCAAGCATTCTTAATCACCCTATTAGTCTCCAACTCTCCAACTACACTCTTCATCTTACGTACCGCCTCCTCAAAGTAACTCCATTGCTTGTCCATGGTCAAAGTCAACGATAGCATGGCCGTGCGATCATCTAAACCACCTCCGGCCGAGGCAAAACTAACGCCAGTCAAAAGGTCAAGTGGTTTCACCGAAGGATCGAGGTAAGCTGGTATAGTGGATTTGAGTCCTAGAGAGGAGGCTAAGAAGTCGGTGGCGAGTTTTCCGTCTGAGAATCTTCCGGTGGAGAGTTTGGCCGGAAAGGATCTACCATAGGGTGAATGGTTGCTCCGGAAAAGAGTAGGGATATAGTTGTTGTTACCGGAATCAACTGTGGAGTCGCCAAAGGCGTAAAGAGCCGTTATGAGTGGGGATGGTGATGCATTAATAGGGTTTGAAAGTTGGAGAAGAGTGAATAATGTAAGTAGTATTGGTTTGTCATGACTAGGGTTCATGGTTTTGGTTAGTACTGTGAGATGTAAGATGGAAAATGAGAAACACAATCGAATGGGTATATGTTAGAATTGGAAATATATATATATAGATTTACCACATGGGTCCAAAAAAGGTGTGAAGTTGATGTAAGGAAAGACTATATATCTCACTATCATTACAATCATTTTATTATATATTTCATTTTCCTCATTAGTTGTATGATTTTGTAACTTCAGTATATATAGAGCTGTAATTCTCGTATACTATTTTTTTTTTGTCCAGTTATTATGCTATTACAAATTATTAGAAACATTACATGAACGATATTATAGCCGATAATTTTACCTGCCTTATAAGGATTCACGTCTGACTGCACACTATGAGCTGCCCTGTGAAATCTATTCCTAACGGTATTTTTTGCGCCATAAAAATTTGCATTCTCCGGGAATTGAAATTCAGACCTCTTGGTGTAGAAATTGCGTCGCCTGAGATTCAAACTCCAGACTTGGATGTAGAAACTTTTAAACCTTGACCACTAGGCCACGGTAATTCCACATCTATACTATTTACAAGAGACCTTTTTTTATGCCCCCCTTGGTTTTTGTTAGTATTTATAGTATCGCCACTGTTTTTAAATTTTAATTAAACAGTAAAACAATTTCACTTAAATATATATTATCGTAATTCATTTAAAACAGTTTTACTCAATATTTTAAAATGAAACAAATCCATAACGTAAGGTATCAAACTTAATAAAACAAGATTTATATCACAGTATTTGAATCCACAAAATGTGAATGTAAACTATCTTTACATGTTTCAATTCCTTCTCATCTTTACATGTTTCAATTCCCGGAGAAAGTGGAATTATACGAATTAAAAGAGAAAAAGCTTACAAGAGATCTGTAGCATGGCACAAGGAGTACCGTCAAGCATGGATCCCATAGGGCAGCTCAGGTGATGCAGTCAGGCGTGAATCCTCATACGGCAGATAGAATTGTCGGCTGTAGAATCATCTGTAATATTTCTTATAGTTGTAATAACATAATTATCCAGCGTTAAAAAAAAACTATCTTTACATGTTATGTTCTCCGATCTCCATGAACTTAACTATAT
Proteins encoded in this window:
- the LOC106340893 gene encoding GDSL esterase/lipase At2g40250, whose amino-acid sequence is MNPSHDKPILLTLFTLLQLSNPINASPSPLITALYAFGDSTVDSGNNNYIPTLFRSNHSPYGRSFPAKLSTGRFSDGKLATDFLASSLGLKSTIPAYLDPSVKPLDLLTGVSFASAGGGLDDRTAMLSLTLTMDKQWSYFEEAVRKMKSVVGELETNRVIKNAWFVISAGTNDMIYNVYDHVLGSFISVSDYQDYLLRNVEAFVQRLHDAGARRITVAGLPPIGCLPVQVTLGTVTLPRIFHKRICTENQNTDSQLYNQKLLKLNFLLSQRLRGSKILYLDIYTPIMDMIKHPHKYGLEETLKGCCGTGFLEAGPLCKSLSGTCDDVSKYLFFDSVHPTQKAYSVIATYALQKLLPLL